The following are from one region of the Cystobacter ferrugineus genome:
- a CDS encoding lytic transglycosylase domain-containing protein, with protein MRRKRANRANRFPWVKVGLCALVPLVLLNLAVAFFGDTTVSPLSVSFLAEKAHALAAYARHRPQCLLDGHPELEPLIRDSERRHHLPPGLLEAVVEVESNTQPHRISPAGAMGPGQLMPSTASLMRVEDPFDPARALDGSARYLSEQLTRYQGNVALAVAAYNAGPGNVRGRVPRNGETEFYVKKVLAAYARHRPPPPPANVKRQARPVRSTARHPPGDRPSAG; from the coding sequence GTGAAGGTGGGGCTGTGCGCCCTGGTGCCGCTCGTGCTCCTCAACCTGGCGGTGGCCTTCTTCGGTGACACCACCGTGTCCCCCCTGTCCGTGTCCTTCCTCGCGGAGAAGGCCCACGCCCTGGCCGCCTATGCGCGCCACCGGCCCCAGTGCCTGCTCGACGGCCACCCGGAGCTCGAGCCCCTCATCCGCGACAGCGAGCGGCGCCACCACCTGCCCCCCGGCCTGCTGGAGGCGGTGGTCGAGGTGGAGTCCAACACCCAGCCCCACCGCATCTCCCCCGCGGGCGCCATGGGTCCCGGCCAGCTCATGCCCTCCACCGCGAGCCTCATGCGCGTGGAAGACCCGTTCGATCCGGCACGGGCCCTGGACGGCAGCGCGCGCTACCTCTCCGAGCAGCTCACGCGCTACCAGGGCAACGTGGCGCTCGCGGTGGCCGCCTACAACGCGGGCCCCGGCAACGTGCGTGGCCGCGTGCCGCGCAACGGCGAGACGGAGTTCTACGTGAAGAAGGTGCTCGCCGCCTACGCGCGCCACCGGCCTCCACCGCCTCCGGCCAACGTGAAGCGACAGGCCCGTCCGGTGCGCTCCACCGCGCGCCATCCTCCGGGTGACCGACCCTCGGCCGGTTGA
- a CDS encoding vWA domain-containing protein: MNKPSSISKRVVLLCMGTLAVMGGGVTLFGNNLRKLTGASSEALAGNDVQYAPRLAKKSLRTFGSNEEEGNAYTYAPAPRGGPATAGSTHSAERPNPFTRASEDRLSTFAVDVDTASYTLFRRYVTQGHLPPPESIRVEEWVNYFRYRYPSPTDGDFRVDLEGAPSPYTRGRHLVKVGLQGRTIAKSQRKPTHLVFLVDTSGSMNAADKLPLAQKSMKLMVDGLNETDTVALVTYASGVRDVLPPTPASQRDTLFDAIDSLTAGGGTAMGNGLELAYRHAARNAHPRNVSRVVVLTDGDTNIGPRNPDSLLETIQGYVQEGVTLSTIGLGMGNYRDDLMERLANKGNGNSFYIDSEREARRVFQERLAGTLEVIAQDVKVQVEFDPTAVRGYRLVGYENRALADRDFRDDKVDAGEIGAGHTVTALYEVDLTGEGSRVATVRVRSKRPGGMEAAEQSFPLERASLHADLDEASSNLRFAAAVAGTADILRGAPEAREWSLATAESLAEESVDGQPDRAEFLGLLRQVREWRTSSVAASYPD, translated from the coding sequence ATGAACAAGCCCTCGAGCATCTCGAAGCGCGTCGTCCTGCTGTGCATGGGAACCCTGGCGGTGATGGGCGGAGGCGTCACCCTCTTCGGCAACAACCTGCGCAAGCTCACGGGCGCGAGCTCGGAGGCACTCGCGGGCAACGACGTGCAGTACGCCCCGCGCCTGGCGAAGAAGTCCCTGCGGACCTTCGGGAGCAACGAGGAGGAAGGCAACGCCTACACATATGCCCCGGCGCCCCGCGGCGGGCCCGCCACGGCAGGCTCCACCCACTCCGCCGAGCGCCCCAACCCCTTCACCCGCGCGAGCGAGGATCGCCTCTCCACCTTCGCGGTGGACGTGGACACCGCCTCCTACACGCTCTTCCGCCGCTACGTCACCCAGGGCCACCTGCCCCCGCCGGAGTCCATCCGCGTGGAGGAGTGGGTGAACTACTTCCGCTACCGCTACCCCTCGCCCACGGACGGTGACTTCCGCGTGGACCTGGAGGGAGCCCCCTCGCCGTACACGCGCGGCCGGCACCTGGTGAAGGTGGGGCTGCAGGGACGCACCATCGCCAAGAGCCAGCGCAAGCCCACGCACCTGGTCTTCCTCGTGGACACCAGTGGCTCCATGAACGCCGCGGACAAGCTGCCGCTCGCGCAGAAGTCCATGAAGCTGATGGTGGACGGACTCAACGAGACGGACACCGTGGCGCTCGTCACCTACGCGAGCGGCGTGCGCGACGTGCTGCCCCCCACCCCGGCCTCCCAGCGCGACACGCTCTTCGACGCCATCGACTCGCTCACCGCCGGGGGCGGCACCGCCATGGGCAACGGGCTGGAGCTCGCCTACCGGCACGCGGCGCGCAACGCCCACCCCCGGAACGTCTCGCGCGTCGTCGTCCTCACCGACGGCGACACCAACATCGGCCCCAGGAACCCGGACTCCCTGCTCGAGACCATCCAGGGCTACGTGCAGGAGGGCGTCACGCTGTCCACCATCGGCCTGGGCATGGGCAACTACCGGGATGACCTGATGGAGCGCCTGGCCAACAAGGGCAATGGCAACAGCTTCTACATCGACAGCGAGCGCGAGGCGCGCCGCGTCTTCCAGGAGCGGCTGGCCGGCACGCTGGAGGTCATCGCCCAGGACGTGAAGGTGCAGGTGGAGTTCGACCCCACGGCCGTGCGCGGCTACCGGCTGGTGGGCTACGAGAACCGCGCCCTCGCCGACCGGGACTTCCGCGACGACAAGGTGGACGCCGGGGAGATCGGCGCCGGCCACACCGTCACCGCCCTGTACGAGGTGGATCTCACCGGCGAGGGCTCGCGCGTGGCCACCGTGCGCGTGCGCTCCAAGCGGCCCGGTGGCATGGAGGCCGCCGAGCAGAGCTTCCCCCTGGAGCGCGCGAGCCTGCACGCCGACCTGGACGAGGCCTCCTCCAACCTGCGCTTCGCCGCCGCCGTGGCGGGCACCGCGGACATCCTCCGGGGCGCTCCCGAGGCCCGGGAGTGGAGCCTGGCCACCGCCGAGTCCCTCGCCGAGGAGTCCGTGGACGGCCAGCCGGACCGCGCCGAGTTCCTCGGCCTGCTGCGCCAGGTGCGTGAGTGGCGCACCTCGTCCGTCGCCGCGAGCTACCCGGACTGA
- the nagB gene encoding glucosamine-6-phosphate deaminase, translating to MNVRVFSSEVDAAAACAAHVAAAVREKPSLVLGLPTGRSPLNVYRQMVALHQRGELDFSRVTTFNLDEFLGLPPDDPCSLRAYMDRHLFQHVNLTPKRVHFLDGSAEKAQWECARYDAALEAAGGIDLLLLGIGSNGHVAFNEPGDSLQAASHRARLSRETRLAMAPIFGDEISRVPMAALTLGMGALLKARRVILLAFGVNKAAAVTAMVRGPITSHCPASLLQLHGQVEVWVDSEAGHGLEGSG from the coding sequence TTGAACGTCCGCGTCTTCTCCTCGGAAGTGGATGCCGCCGCCGCCTGTGCCGCCCACGTCGCGGCGGCGGTCCGTGAGAAGCCCTCCCTGGTGCTCGGTCTGCCCACGGGACGCAGCCCCCTCAACGTGTACCGGCAGATGGTGGCGCTCCATCAGCGCGGGGAGCTGGACTTCTCCCGGGTGACGACCTTCAACCTGGACGAGTTCCTCGGCCTGCCGCCGGACGACCCATGCAGTCTGCGCGCCTACATGGACCGCCATCTCTTCCAGCACGTGAACCTGACCCCGAAGCGCGTGCACTTCCTGGACGGCAGCGCGGAGAAGGCCCAGTGGGAGTGCGCCCGCTACGACGCCGCCCTGGAGGCGGCGGGGGGGATCGATCTGTTGCTGCTGGGCATCGGCTCCAACGGGCACGTGGCCTTCAACGAGCCGGGGGACAGCCTCCAGGCGGCGAGCCACCGGGCGCGGCTGTCGCGCGAGACGCGCCTGGCCATGGCCCCCATCTTCGGGGATGAGATTTCCCGGGTGCCCATGGCGGCGCTCACGCTGGGCATGGGAGCACTGCTCAAGGCGCGCCGCGTCATCCTGCTGGCCTTCGGGGTGAACAAGGCGGCGGCGGTGACGGCGATGGTGCGCGGCCCCATCACCTCGCACTGCCCGGCCTCCCTGCTCCAACTGCACGGACAGGTGGAGGTGTGGGTGGATTCCGAGGCCGGGCATGGCCTGGAAGGCTCGGGCTGA
- a CDS encoding 6-phosphofructokinase: MKVAVLTGGGDCPGLNAVIRAVVRRASAHGFEMMGLRDGWKGLLDDNHFRLTRETTSGILHRGGTILGTSRVNPFKVENGLERVKRAIERNDIHAVIAIGGEGTLSAATRMSQEGVRIVGVPKTIDNDLNGTDFTFGFDTAVGIATEAIDRLHSTAESHKRVIVCEVMGRHVGWIATYAGLAGGADVILVPEVPADLERVAEHIKHRHASGRTFSIVVVAEGTRIKLSHEGQEQLITSGALDEAGRPRLGGVGALLATEIERRTGYETRVSVLGHIQRGGAPTAHDRVLATRYGVHACDMVARGEFGKMAALRGNEIVSVDLSEATRELKKVPQEFFQVAQVFFG, encoded by the coding sequence ATGAAAGTCGCCGTTCTCACGGGCGGGGGTGATTGCCCCGGCCTCAACGCGGTCATCCGCGCTGTCGTTCGCCGCGCGAGCGCCCATGGTTTCGAGATGATGGGCCTGCGCGATGGGTGGAAGGGTCTGCTCGACGACAACCACTTCCGCCTCACCCGGGAGACCACCTCGGGCATCCTCCATCGGGGTGGCACCATCCTGGGCACCTCCCGCGTCAACCCGTTCAAGGTCGAGAACGGGCTGGAACGTGTCAAGCGCGCCATCGAGCGCAATGACATCCACGCCGTCATCGCCATTGGCGGTGAGGGGACGCTGTCGGCGGCCACGCGCATGTCCCAGGAGGGCGTGCGCATCGTGGGCGTGCCCAAGACGATCGACAACGATCTGAACGGCACGGACTTCACCTTCGGTTTCGACACCGCGGTGGGCATCGCCACCGAGGCGATTGATCGGCTGCACTCCACCGCCGAGTCGCACAAGCGCGTCATCGTGTGCGAGGTGATGGGCCGGCACGTGGGGTGGATCGCCACGTACGCGGGCCTGGCCGGCGGCGCGGATGTGATCCTCGTGCCCGAGGTCCCCGCGGACCTGGAGCGCGTGGCCGAGCACATCAAGCACCGCCATGCCTCCGGGCGCACCTTCTCCATCGTCGTGGTGGCCGAGGGCACGCGCATCAAGCTGTCGCACGAGGGCCAGGAGCAGCTCATCACCTCGGGCGCGCTGGACGAGGCGGGCCGGCCCCGGCTGGGAGGCGTGGGCGCCCTGCTGGCCACTGAAATCGAGCGGCGCACGGGCTACGAGACGCGCGTGTCGGTGCTCGGCCACATCCAGCGCGGCGGCGCGCCCACGGCGCATGACCGGGTGCTCGCCACGCGCTACGGCGTGCACGCCTGCGACATGGTGGCCCGGGGCGAGTTCGGCAAGATGGCCGCCCTGCGTGGCAACGAGATCGTCAGCGTGGACCTGTCCGAGGCCACGCGCGAGCTCAAGAAGGTGCCGCAGGAGTTCTTCCAGGTCGCCCAGGTGTTCTTCGGCTAG
- a CDS encoding type VI immunity family protein — translation MANDYPRFRLRGIPEVRVLMSPGGIQRPHRRLLAREVFRIAFYMPHDHPDIAQGVGHAIDCYMRAVGEGPKTINYVSRSYDEGSALTTEQWGWVRLLLQNTRRWSFPDDYEDWEQSEIEKRRFERGLLFTGGSGNRNGYELEYKARIPWRPAPETTFVSLLTATLPIEFLERHGHGPVRQLVLDMASQLRFASGHAGLALRLYWWLPRADDSLRVGPLRYPGLDLRDAWGHEERMGLHVDGVHWLNFLGSPVLGQLGGADALRSRLRSAETTVAALDEERAVVSLGERPEAGDLTAGKSLPAYRELAHVLEPWLEPLFLPPAGETRYTSLLLTEDEARRWWRRFLD, via the coding sequence ATGGCGAACGACTACCCCCGCTTCCGCCTCCGAGGTATTCCCGAGGTTCGGGTGCTGATGAGTCCTGGGGGAATTCAGCGTCCCCATCGACGCTTGCTCGCGCGCGAGGTGTTCCGCATCGCCTTCTACATGCCGCACGATCACCCTGACATCGCGCAGGGGGTGGGCCATGCCATCGATTGTTACATGCGCGCTGTGGGGGAGGGACCCAAGACCATCAATTACGTGAGCCGTTCCTATGACGAGGGCTCCGCCTTGACCACGGAACAATGGGGATGGGTGCGCCTTCTTCTCCAGAACACCAGGCGCTGGTCCTTCCCGGATGATTACGAGGACTGGGAGCAGAGCGAAATCGAGAAGCGGCGCTTCGAGCGTGGGCTCCTCTTCACGGGGGGCTCTGGCAACCGGAATGGCTACGAACTCGAATACAAGGCCCGCATTCCGTGGCGGCCCGCTCCCGAGACAACATTCGTGAGCCTGCTCACGGCGACGCTCCCCATCGAGTTCCTCGAACGGCATGGGCATGGGCCCGTGCGTCAGTTGGTGCTCGACATGGCCTCCCAACTGCGTTTCGCCTCGGGGCACGCGGGCCTGGCCTTGCGGCTCTATTGGTGGCTTCCGCGGGCGGACGACTCCCTGCGCGTCGGGCCCCTGCGCTACCCGGGCCTGGATCTCCGGGATGCCTGGGGCCACGAGGAGCGGATGGGTCTTCACGTGGATGGCGTCCACTGGCTCAACTTCCTCGGTTCCCCCGTCCTCGGCCAGCTCGGCGGTGCGGACGCCCTGCGCTCCCGGCTGCGGTCCGCCGAGACGACCGTGGCGGCGCTCGACGAGGAGCGCGCCGTGGTCTCCCTGGGTGAGCGGCCGGAGGCGGGGGATTTGACCGCTGGGAAGAGCCTTCCCGCGTATCGGGAACTCGCCCATGTCCTGGAGCCCTGGCTCGAGCCCTTGTTCCTCCCTCCCGCCGGAGAGACGCGCTACACCTCGCTCCTCCTCACCGAGGACGAGGCGCGGCGCTGGTGGAGACGCTTTCTCGACTGA
- a CDS encoding inositol-3-phosphate synthase: MSGTERVGVALIGLGGAVATTAVAGMELLKRGLTDTKGLPLAGVKDAGLVDYGDLVFAGWDLYDDDLAKAARNHAVLKESQLAAVAPVLGRMRPWAASSNTDFCRNVVGHSVKKARGLRAQVQGILDDLDHFKKEQRLDRVVVINVASTERPVDRALPQFATPEAFDAALDANDKNIGPAMLYAYAAVSTGTPFANFTPSVAADVPALLEFARRNGSPVAGKDGKTGQTLLKTVLAPALRDRALYVDGWYSTNILGNRDGEALNDPASKASKIDTQGAVLDSILGYKVQDHIVQIQYYRPRGNNKEAWDNVDVIGFCGQPMQLKINFLCKDSILAAPLVVELARTLDLARRRGEAGVIEELGCFFKAPMTRDGGTPEHSVPEQQRRLMGWLSRECVKPVTRTERLRGQA, from the coding sequence ATGTCTGGGACGGAGCGTGTGGGAGTCGCGTTGATCGGTCTGGGTGGAGCAGTGGCGACGACGGCCGTGGCCGGAATGGAACTGCTCAAACGGGGCCTGACGGACACCAAGGGTCTACCGCTGGCCGGAGTGAAAGACGCGGGACTCGTGGATTATGGCGACCTCGTGTTCGCCGGGTGGGATTTGTATGACGATGACCTCGCCAAGGCCGCGAGGAACCACGCGGTGCTCAAGGAGAGCCAGCTCGCCGCGGTGGCGCCCGTGCTCGGCAGGATGCGCCCCTGGGCGGCCTCGTCCAACACCGACTTCTGCCGGAACGTGGTGGGCCACTCGGTGAAGAAGGCCAGGGGCCTGCGCGCCCAGGTCCAGGGCATCCTCGATGATCTGGATCACTTCAAGAAGGAGCAGCGGCTGGATCGCGTGGTGGTCATCAACGTCGCCTCCACCGAAAGGCCCGTCGACCGCGCCCTGCCCCAGTTCGCCACCCCCGAGGCCTTCGACGCCGCGCTCGACGCGAACGACAAGAACATCGGCCCGGCCATGCTCTACGCCTACGCCGCGGTCTCCACCGGCACCCCCTTCGCCAACTTCACGCCCAGCGTCGCCGCGGATGTGCCCGCCCTCCTGGAGTTCGCGCGGCGCAACGGCTCGCCCGTGGCCGGCAAGGACGGCAAGACGGGGCAGACGCTGCTCAAGACGGTGCTCGCCCCCGCCCTGCGCGACCGCGCGCTGTATGTGGATGGCTGGTACTCCACCAACATCCTCGGCAACCGCGACGGCGAGGCCCTCAACGACCCCGCCAGCAAGGCCTCGAAGATCGACACCCAGGGCGCCGTGCTCGACAGCATCCTCGGCTACAAGGTCCAGGATCACATCGTGCAGATCCAGTACTACCGGCCGCGCGGGAACAACAAGGAGGCCTGGGACAACGTCGACGTCATCGGCTTCTGCGGCCAGCCCATGCAGTTGAAGATCAACTTCCTGTGCAAGGACTCCATCCTCGCCGCCCCGCTGGTGGTGGAGCTGGCGCGCACGCTGGACCTGGCCAGGCGCCGCGGCGAGGCGGGCGTCATCGAGGAGCTGGGCTGCTTCTTCAAGGCCCCCATGACCCGCGATGGCGGCACGCCCGAGCACTCCGTCCCCGAGCAGCAGCGCCGGCTCATGGGCTGGCTGTCCCGCGAGTGCGTGAAGCCCGTCACCCGCACCGAGCGCCTCCGGGGCCAGGCGTGA
- a CDS encoding YcaO-like family protein has product MSAKKNPQEACEAYRAAFPPGELEMFREDPIDRVGIPAVAASLRLKTGTLFATHGHGTTLEEAEAGALGEMAKTVFTEAALRAHAREKGTYRELARTYGPSGVVDPLKLCLPAGSPYHADMELTWVTVTRLTTGEKVFIPEEWVATWGGELQGRMPLITPITSGQGAGLTHEQALTHGILELFQRDGNGLQSRALDQGVVLDLKGAALGPELQSLLAHYERLGIEVIPKLACTDFGLVNLYVVGRDPALRDQPMALTACGEAADLDRERALRKALLEYAGSRTRKAFANGPLELAEKIAPPGYMNRFLPHLELEDEEPRALHAMANWARLSAPQMRALMEQRVLAERCRVPFASLPTIPDLGDARERSALLVRKLTLASFDILVADMSPADHSVFSLKVIVPGLEVETMSDHRIGERGVAKLLARQDPLAGLGKPPEGAQRVRLTSEAEERLGGPAWFHSRLAEAIVGRLYALYREPERHAAQLLMRQRRHGGGLS; this is encoded by the coding sequence ATGAGCGCGAAGAAGAATCCGCAGGAAGCGTGTGAAGCCTACCGCGCGGCCTTTCCGCCCGGCGAGCTGGAGATGTTCCGCGAGGATCCCATCGATCGCGTGGGCATCCCGGCGGTGGCCGCGAGCCTGCGGCTGAAGACGGGCACTCTGTTCGCCACCCATGGCCACGGCACCACCCTGGAGGAAGCCGAGGCCGGCGCGCTCGGGGAGATGGCCAAGACCGTCTTCACCGAGGCCGCGCTCCGGGCCCATGCGCGCGAGAAGGGCACCTACCGCGAGCTGGCGCGCACCTACGGACCCTCCGGCGTGGTGGATCCGCTGAAGCTGTGTCTCCCCGCGGGCAGCCCCTACCACGCGGACATGGAGCTGACGTGGGTGACGGTGACGCGGCTGACCACCGGGGAGAAGGTGTTCATCCCCGAGGAGTGGGTGGCCACCTGGGGCGGAGAGCTCCAGGGCCGCATGCCCCTCATCACCCCCATCACCAGCGGCCAGGGCGCGGGCCTCACCCATGAGCAGGCCCTGACCCACGGCATCCTCGAGCTGTTCCAGCGCGACGGCAACGGCTTGCAGTCTCGCGCGCTCGATCAGGGCGTGGTGCTCGACCTGAAGGGCGCGGCCCTCGGCCCCGAGCTCCAGTCCCTGCTCGCGCACTACGAGCGCCTGGGCATCGAGGTCATTCCGAAGCTGGCCTGCACGGACTTCGGGCTGGTGAACCTGTACGTGGTGGGACGTGACCCGGCGCTGCGCGACCAGCCCATGGCCCTCACGGCATGCGGCGAGGCGGCGGACCTGGATCGGGAGCGGGCACTGCGCAAGGCGCTGCTGGAGTACGCGGGCTCGCGCACACGCAAGGCCTTCGCCAACGGCCCCCTGGAGCTGGCGGAGAAGATCGCCCCTCCGGGGTACATGAACCGCTTCCTGCCCCACCTCGAGCTGGAGGACGAGGAGCCCCGCGCCCTGCATGCCATGGCCAACTGGGCCCGGCTCTCCGCCCCCCAGATGCGCGCGCTCATGGAGCAGCGGGTGCTCGCCGAGCGCTGCCGGGTGCCCTTCGCCTCGCTGCCCACCATCCCAGACCTCGGTGACGCCCGGGAACGCAGCGCCCTGCTGGTGCGCAAGCTCACCCTGGCGAGCTTCGACATCCTCGTGGCGGACATGTCGCCCGCGGACCACTCCGTCTTCTCGCTCAAGGTCATCGTCCCGGGGCTGGAGGTGGAGACGATGAGCGACCACCGCATCGGCGAGCGCGGCGTGGCGAAGCTGCTCGCGCGGCAGGATCCGCTCGCCGGCCTGGGCAAGCCCCCCGAGGGCGCCCAGCGCGTGCGCCTCACCTCGGAGGCAGAGGAGCGGCTCGGAGGCCCCGCCTGGTTCCACTCGCGCCTGGCGGAGGCGATCGTCGGCCGGCTCTACGCGCTCTACCGCGAGCCCGAGCGCCACGCCGCCCAGCTCCTGATGCGCCAGCGCCGCCATGGAGGCGGCCTGTCGTGA
- a CDS encoding sugar phosphate isomerase/epimerase family protein, producing MSLRFAYNTNGVSNHRIEDALRLIADSGYDGVALTLDPHHFDPFAPDLERRTRTLAALLDQLGLDVVVETGARFPLDPRARPEPTLISPSEEGRERRLDFLRRAVDICAACGGEAMSFWADVPHREVDAESAWHWLVEGVARLSDYAASRGVVAAVEPEPGMRVETVDDWVRLQREVARRGAAPIRLALDVGHLLMTQERVPADAVREFAPVLSTLALEDRKHGVHEHLPFGEGALDVRSVLQALLDVGYGGLVCVELSRDAHRAPPPVPQALEWLPDVWEALGPKGP from the coding sequence GTGAGCTTGCGCTTCGCCTACAACACCAACGGCGTGTCCAACCACCGCATCGAGGACGCGCTGCGGCTCATCGCCGACAGCGGCTACGACGGCGTGGCGCTCACGTTGGACCCCCACCACTTCGATCCCTTCGCGCCCGACCTGGAGCGGCGTACGAGGACGCTGGCGGCCCTGTTGGACCAGCTCGGCCTGGACGTCGTGGTGGAGACGGGAGCGCGCTTCCCACTCGACCCCCGCGCCAGGCCCGAGCCCACGCTCATCTCCCCGAGCGAGGAGGGCCGCGAGCGCCGGCTGGACTTCCTGCGCCGGGCGGTGGACATCTGCGCCGCATGCGGGGGCGAGGCGATGTCCTTCTGGGCCGACGTGCCCCACCGGGAGGTGGACGCCGAGTCCGCCTGGCACTGGCTGGTGGAGGGGGTGGCCCGGCTGTCGGACTACGCGGCCTCGCGCGGCGTGGTGGCGGCGGTGGAGCCCGAGCCGGGCATGCGGGTGGAGACGGTGGATGACTGGGTGCGGCTGCAGCGGGAAGTGGCCCGGCGGGGCGCGGCGCCCATCCGGCTGGCGCTGGACGTGGGCCACCTGCTGATGACCCAGGAGCGGGTGCCCGCGGACGCGGTGCGCGAGTTCGCGCCGGTGCTGAGCACGCTCGCCCTGGAGGACAGGAAGCACGGCGTGCACGAGCACCTGCCCTTCGGCGAGGGAGCGCTGGACGTGCGCTCGGTGCTCCAGGCGCTGCTGGACGTGGGCTACGGGGGACTGGTCTGCGTGGAGCTGTCGCGGGACGCGCACCGCGCGCCCCCCCCGGTGCCCCAGGCGCTCGAGTGGCTTCCTGACGTGTGGGAGGCACTTGGCCCAAAGGGCCCGTGA
- a CDS encoding aldose epimerase — MLLKDGDCVAEIVPERGALVSRFTVGGEELLFLDASTLADPGKNVRGGIPVLFPSPGVLPGGTYPAEGRDYTMRRHGFARDLAWEVRHRENARAVLALGHSEQTLREFPWRFEARLTVTLSGSALRLTFAAENLDTRPMPLHLGYHPYFHVPQANKAVARLDTDATRAWDNRTGAPVTFSGLDLTGAEVDMHLLDHSRPGTTLHRGPGLRPVVLSWSESFTTVVVWTLLGRDFVCVEPWTAPGGALRTGEGLSSVAPGATFSSEFEIRAGRE, encoded by the coding sequence GTGCTGCTCAAGGATGGCGACTGCGTCGCCGAGATCGTCCCGGAACGTGGAGCGCTCGTCAGCCGCTTCACCGTCGGTGGGGAGGAACTGCTCTTCCTCGACGCGAGCACCCTGGCGGACCCCGGCAAGAACGTCCGGGGTGGCATCCCCGTGCTCTTCCCCTCTCCCGGAGTGCTTCCCGGAGGCACCTATCCCGCCGAGGGCCGCGACTACACGATGCGCCGCCACGGCTTCGCGAGGGATCTGGCCTGGGAGGTGCGCCACCGGGAGAACGCGCGCGCGGTGCTCGCGCTCGGGCACTCGGAGCAGACGCTGCGCGAGTTTCCCTGGCGCTTCGAGGCGCGCCTCACCGTGACGCTCTCGGGCAGCGCGCTGCGCCTGACCTTCGCCGCCGAGAACCTCGACACCCGGCCCATGCCCCTGCACCTGGGCTACCACCCGTACTTCCACGTGCCCCAGGCGAACAAGGCCGTCGCGCGGCTCGACACGGACGCCACGCGCGCCTGGGACAACCGCACCGGGGCGCCCGTCACCTTCTCCGGCCTGGACCTCACCGGCGCCGAGGTGGACATGCACCTGCTCGACCACTCCCGGCCGGGCACCACGCTCCATCGCGGCCCGGGGCTGCGGCCGGTGGTGCTCTCCTGGAGCGAGAGCTTCACCACCGTCGTGGTGTGGACGCTCCTGGGCCGGGACTTCGTCTGCGTGGAGCCGTGGACGGCGCCCGGCGGCGCGCTCCGCACCGGCGAGGGGCTCTCGAGCGTGGCCCCCGGCGCCACCTTCTCCTCGGAGTTCGAGATCCGCGCCGGAAGGGAATAA
- a CDS encoding threonine synthase, with the protein MSFLSHLECSRCHQTHDADRLQNLCACGGPLLVRYDLKAAARAVRPANLAGRVSSLWRYRELLPLRDDKNLITLGEGMTPLFPLPRLGASVGLPDLWLKDEGLNPTASFKARGAATGVSRAKELGVTALAMPTNGNAGGAWASYGARAGISVTLVMPTDAPAMSVLEATAVGAHAYMVRGQITDAGAIVGRSAKAHGWFEAATLKEPYRIEGKKTMGYEIAEQLGWSLPDVILYPTGGGVGIIGIYKALLEMRELGWLPDNVRLPKLVAVQAEGCQPIVKAFREGKDVSEKWENASTVAQGIRVPKALGDFLVLQAVRETGGTCVAVSDADTLWGLEQISRQEGAFICPEGAALVGAARQLLREGWLDAGQRVLLLNTGAGIKYPDVMTPKLPILELNATL; encoded by the coding sequence ATGTCCTTCCTCTCCCATCTCGAGTGCTCGCGCTGCCACCAGACCCATGACGCGGACCGGCTGCAGAACCTGTGCGCGTGTGGCGGACCGCTGCTCGTGCGCTATGACCTGAAGGCCGCCGCCCGCGCGGTGCGCCCCGCGAATCTCGCCGGCCGCGTGTCCTCCCTGTGGCGCTACCGCGAGCTGCTGCCCCTGCGCGATGACAAGAACCTCATCACGCTGGGCGAGGGCATGACGCCGCTGTTTCCCCTGCCCCGGCTGGGCGCCTCCGTGGGGCTGCCCGACCTGTGGTTGAAGGACGAGGGACTCAACCCCACCGCCTCGTTCAAGGCGCGCGGCGCCGCCACCGGAGTGAGCCGGGCGAAGGAGCTGGGTGTCACCGCGCTCGCCATGCCCACCAACGGCAACGCGGGCGGCGCCTGGGCGAGCTACGGCGCGCGCGCGGGCATCTCCGTCACCCTCGTCATGCCCACGGACGCGCCCGCCATGAGCGTGCTGGAGGCCACGGCCGTGGGCGCCCACGCCTATATGGTGCGCGGGCAGATCACCGACGCGGGCGCCATCGTGGGCCGCTCGGCCAAGGCGCACGGCTGGTTCGAGGCCGCCACGCTCAAGGAGCCCTACCGCATCGAGGGCAAGAAGACGATGGGCTACGAGATCGCCGAGCAGCTCGGCTGGAGCCTGCCCGACGTCATCCTCTACCCCACGGGGGGCGGCGTGGGCATCATCGGCATCTACAAGGCCCTCTTGGAGATGCGCGAGCTGGGCTGGTTGCCGGACAACGTGCGCCTTCCCAAGCTCGTCGCCGTGCAGGCCGAGGGCTGCCAGCCCATCGTGAAGGCCTTCCGCGAGGGCAAGGACGTCTCGGAGAAGTGGGAGAACGCATCCACGGTGGCCCAGGGCATCCGCGTGCCCAAGGCGCTCGGGGACTTCCTCGTGCTCCAGGCGGTGCGCGAGACGGGCGGCACCTGCGTGGCCGTGTCCGACGCGGACACGCTGTGGGGGCTCGAGCAGATCAGCCGCCAGGAGGGCGCCTTCATCTGCCCCGAGGGCGCCGCGCTCGTGGGCGCCGCGCGCCAGTTGCTGCGCGAGGGGTGGTTGGACGCGGGCCAGCGCGTGCTCCTGCTCAACACGGGCGCGGGCATCAAATACCCGGACGTGATGACGCCCAAGCTCCCCATCCTGGAGCTGAACGCGACCCTGTAG